GGCTGTGGTGCCATTGGCTCCATGAAAAGAGAATCTGTCTAGGTAAAAGTAGCTTTTGTTGCAGAATGTGTTAGACATAATCTTTGAGACTAAAATATCTTTCTGTTTCTTTAGGTGGGATAGTAACTGCCAATTTAGGCAGCTGGTTAATATGCTTATTTGGGTTCGTTTGCATGCAGTTCATACAATGGTGACCTTTCTTTGgcccttcaagtcagtcttgactcctggtatctgccctggacaagttcctgcaatttcttggcaagattttggaagtggtttgccattacctacTTCCTACAGCTGAGGGAGAATGATTCACTCTggatcacccagctagcttcatgcctaaggtgggactaaaactcatagtTCCATAGTTTTAAACTGGTGCCTTAACTCTTACACCAAGCTGGTTCTCTAATGGTAACTTagacatctttattttattttatctttattttgtcCAGATATCTATTTCTAAGCCTACATAATTGTCCAttttggggaatggaaggaatgaATCCTGCAACTGATTGTTAGCCACTCTGTACACCTCAGTTCCTTCTGCCATGAAAAGAATATAGATCAAGATTTCTGAGGGGAAAGATCAATGAATGGGGACATAtctgtaaggttttttttttctttgctttttttttgggggggtactGCCTGTAATTCTGCACTGgaagatatattggatatttccaATTTCACACCAAGAAAAGCTGAATTCTGTTTTGAAAACAAAACTCCAAATAAGTTAAAGGAAAAGCCAGAAACCAAGGAGACATATGGCATTCCCTCATTTTTGAACTATAGTACAGttcccgcccccacccccaactaTTTCTCTCTCAGGCAAGTTATTTTGGGGATGGGGTAAGGACAGAACAGATAgacattaaaacattcaattcaGTGCTGAATGAAATATGTTTGAATCCATCTCATATACGATCCCTAAAATTCAAGGGTGAAGATCTCAGTGCTGACTCAAATTATTTGTATAATGCATGAGAAAGTTGCATATGGTCCTTTAATCAGACCCTGAATATTTGAAGCTTTCTATGGAAACTCTGTTGGTAATCCTTCAAAACCTACCaaacaataaaaaatttaaaattataacttaaaaTCCTAGGCTCAGCTCCAACTAGAATAAAgagctcttcaaggaaaaatgcaATTATGTTTCTGAGGTAGCTGAATTTCTATAATTTTGGAACACTCACTTCATACATATAGGCctatttaaaaaacacacacaagcaAAACAACTTTTAACATTCTTAAAAAGCCCTATAGATACCATGTAAAGACAATTGAAAAGGTAAGTGACAAACAGGTTATAAATCCCTCTGATCTTCAGCAACAAATATGAACATTCTTGGTGGCAGACATGtttacatcatttttatttttactaataTCAATTGTGTATTCTTCTTATGACCCTCTAGGTGACAATATTTAGCAAAACATGGCTGATCACCAAAAACTAAGCGTTTGGGCTAAGAGAAGACTAGGAGAATAACTCTTCAGAATAGATAGGGAAGTGGGAAAGAATTCCCAGTGGGAAAGAATTCACATTTGTATTGCTGCTAAGAAAACATGCCCATTAGTAGAAACTGAGAATAATGTGAAGGAGACTTTGCATCCTAAAAATATCAGCTTCCAACTACAAGATGTAGGATGGAGATGCACAGACAAAATAGTAGCATGGAGGATAATTTTGTGATCCTTGGATTCAGTAGCACTGGAAATTTACAGTTTGTGCTTTTCGCTTTGTTCCTTCTAATGCACCTCATCACGCTCTCAGGACACCTGGCCATTGTGGTCCTAACTTTACTCGATCCTGCCCTGCACATCCCCATGTATTTCTTCCTACGCAACTTGTCTTTCCTTGAGGTCTGTTACATTCTGGTCATTGTGCCTCAAATGCTTGCCAACTTCTTGGACAAGAGCAGAAATGTATCCTTGACTGCCTGTGCAGCACAGATGTACTTCTTCATTGCCTTTGGGGGATCTGAATGCTTTCTATTGGCTTTGATGGCCTATGATAGATACTTGGCCATATGCAACCCATTGCGCTACACTGTCATCATGAACAAGAATCTCTGCAAACAATTTTTGGTGATAGCTTGTATCAGTGGATTCACAATCTCACTGGGACTCACTGGTTTGATTTTCAGTCTTCCTTTTTGTAGTTCACATAATATTAATCACTTCTTCTGTGACATCCCGCCGGTGCTGTTCCTGGTATGTAATGATACACATGATAAAGAAG
This genomic window from Ahaetulla prasina isolate Xishuangbanna chromosome 2, ASM2864084v1, whole genome shotgun sequence contains:
- the LOC131192372 gene encoding olfactory receptor 10K2-like, translated to MEMHRQNSSMEDNFVILGFSSTGNLQFVLFALFLLMHLITLSGHLAIVVLTLLDPALHIPMYFFLRNLSFLEVCYILVIVPQMLANFLDKSRNVSLTACAAQMYFFIAFGGSECFLLALMAYDRYLAICNPLRYTVIMNKNLCKQFLVIACISGFTISLGLTGLIFSLPFCSSHNINHFFCDIPPVLFLVCNDTHDKEVAVFLVCTMILLIPFLLILTSYIFIAHSILMIKCAEGRKKAFSTCAAHLIVAVLHYGCAIFIYIRPKASYSLNEDKLVSLIYTNVTPMLHPMIYSLRNKEVKGAFKRLWEKKFISMGNINR